CGGGTCGGTGTCCCGGCCGAGCCGACGCGCGGCGGCGACGATCTGGTCGTAGCCGCGCCGGTAGGTGGCGTACTGGGAGATGCCGGACGCGCCGCGCTCGAACGAGAGCAGCATCATCGCGGTCTTCCAGCCGTTGCCGACACCGCCGAGGCATTCGGAGGCCTTGACCCGGGCGTCGGTGAAGAACACCTCGGCGAACTCGCTCGCGCCGCTCATCTGGCGCAGCGGGCGGGCCTCGACTCCCGGCTGGTGCATGTCGATGAGCAGCATCGAGATGCCCCGGTGGGCCTGGCTGCCCGGCTCGGTGCGCACCAGGGCGAACAGCTTGTCGCCGTGCATGGCGTTGGTCGTCCAGATCTTCTGGCCGTTGACGACGTACTCGTCGCCGTCGAGCACCCCGGAGGTGCGCAGCGCCGCGAGGTCGGAGCCGGCGCCAGGCTCCGAGAAGCCCTGGCACCAGATCACCTCGTTGCGCAGCATCGGGCCGATGATGTCGCGCTTCTGCTGGTCGGTGCCGATCGCCATCACCGTCGGCGCGAGGAACGTCAGGCCGAGCGCGTTGGCCGACTGCGGGGCGCTGGCGAGCGCCATCTCCTCGTCGTAGATCGCCTTCATTCCCGGGGTGCCGCCGCGGCCGCCGTACTCCGTCGGCCAGGCGATGCCCGCGAAGCCCGCGTCGTGCTTGCGGCGCTCCCAGTCGCGGCGCAGCTCAAAGCCCTCGTCGTCGGAAACGCTTCGCCAGAAGCTCGGGTCCCGCCAGGCGGCCGGGATGTTGGCGACGAGCCAACCACGCAGCTCCGTGCGGAACTTCTCCTCCTGCGGGGTGAACGTCAGGTCCATGGTGCTCGCTCCGCGACTCGTCGGTAACGTCGACTCGTTGGCAATGTTGACTCGTTAGTAACATGACGGAGGATCAGGTGACAGCTGACGGTCCCGCCGCCGACCGGGCCGCGCCCTTACGGGCGGCGGTCCCATCCGGACGGGACGTCTGCGGGTCGGGCAGCTCGTTGTAGCGGGCGAGCAGGCGGCCGAAGACAGCCAGGTCCTCGTCGGGCCAGCTGTCCAGGCGCGTCTGCATCCGGGCGCGCAGCGTCTTGTCCACCTCGTCGAGGGTCGCCTGGCCGAAGGTGCTCACCCGCACGAGCTGGACCCGGCTGTCGGCGCGGTCGGACTCACGGTCCACCAGGCCCGCGGCGACCAGCTCGGTCAGCTGCCTGCTCACCGTCGACTTGTTCAGCCGGAAGAAGGCGACGAGGTCGGCCGCCCGCGCCTCACCCACCTCAGCGAGGTACAGCAGCAGTGAGTACGCCGCGAGCGACAGCCCCGGATGCAGTTCGCTCGCCTCCCCCCGGACCCGCCGGACCAGCTGCGCGAGCTCGCTGTAGATGGCCGCGGCCAGGTCCTCACGCCCGGGCTCAGCAGGCCGTCGCGTCATCCTGCTCCCCTGGTACCGCCATCCTTGCCCCCTACTACCTGGATCCACCTGGATCGGGCTCTGAACACGCCAACTTCGTCTTCGTCAGTCGCCCTTCCCCCGAACCAGCGCCCGGAACGGGCCGCGGGTACGAGGCTGCGCCAGGCGACGGGCCCTGCCCGCCCCTGCCCGCGGCCGCGGGCAGGGGCGGGCAGGCCTGAAGAAATTTGGTTGAGTTAGGCAACTGAAACCGTATGACAGTCTGCCCGGTCGCCGCCCGACATCGGACCACTATCCCGACTGAGTCGCCGGCCCCGTCGGCGGCCGGCGACGACGCCCGGCACGATGGTGTCGGGCGGCCACGCGCCGGCCCACTCCCCGGTCGCAGGAGCCAGGAGGTACACCCGATGACCGGATCGGCCCATTCGGCCGGCCCAGCCCCGGCCCCGAACGCCCAGACCGTCGAACGAGCCGGCGGCCCAGGCCAGCTCGGTCCGGACGCGCGGGCGGCGGCGCTGCGACGCCTCGCCGAGGAGACGTTCGACGTCCTGGTCATCGGCGGCGGCGTCACCGGCGCCGGCACGGCGCTCGACGCGGCGTCCCGCGGCCTGTCCGTCGCCCTCGTCGAGGCCCGTGACCTGGCGGCCGGCACCTCCAGCCGCTCCAGCAAGCTGATCCACGGCGGTCTGCGCTATCTCGAGCAGCTCAACGGCGCGCTGGTGCGCGAGGCGCTGCGGGAGCGGACGCTGCTGTTGGACACGCTCGCCCCGCACCTGGTCCGTCCGGTGCAGTTCCTGCTGCCGCTGACCCACCACGGCTGGGAGCGCGCCTACATCGGC
Above is a window of Pseudofrankia saprophytica DNA encoding:
- a CDS encoding MarR family winged helix-turn-helix transcriptional regulator, producing MTRRPAEPGREDLAAAIYSELAQLVRRVRGEASELHPGLSLAAYSLLLYLAEVGEARAADLVAFFRLNKSTVSRQLTELVAAGLVDRESDRADSRVQLVRVSTFGQATLDEVDKTLRARMQTRLDSWPDEDLAVFGRLLARYNELPDPQTSRPDGTAARKGAARSAAGPSAVT
- a CDS encoding acyl-CoA dehydrogenase family protein, with the translated sequence MDLTFTPQEEKFRTELRGWLVANIPAAWRDPSFWRSVSDDEGFELRRDWERRKHDAGFAGIAWPTEYGGRGGTPGMKAIYDEEMALASAPQSANALGLTFLAPTVMAIGTDQQKRDIIGPMLRNEVIWCQGFSEPGAGSDLAALRTSGVLDGDEYVVNGQKIWTTNAMHGDKLFALVRTEPGSQAHRGISMLLIDMHQPGVEARPLRQMSGASEFAEVFFTDARVKASECLGGVGNGWKTAMMLLSFERGASGISQYATYRRGYDQIVAAARRLGRDTDPTLRRELASRLVELECLRYHAMHVLTQVEQGRDLGSESSITKLQWSETYQKLFETFDHLLGLDGVVTSPVDGLDLASLQFEAFWTRSVTIWGGSSQVQRNIVAERVLGLPR